The Schistosoma mansoni, WGS project CABG00000000 data, supercontig 0142, strain Puerto Rico, whole genome shotgun sequence genome includes a region encoding these proteins:
- a CDS encoding basic helix-loop-helix protein, putative: protein MNYSVNNLENTERSSMQINVSDNYLYKNVNHDNISSDSLTSANLISKTTTPIRPKSRLLAKLINKRKRETMQLRNSLRKTNNNKMKSDHSDLFSVDSNLYDSHNVENHAITTDILPPVTDEELQELRLNINQRERRRMHDLNLAMDGLRSVLPYTQNSSMRKLSKIATLLLARNYILLLTKTLNELQEKLDIISQSHSTYHYESIKPTIPAEYPQSTVSNDSMKYLPIVSSVNSSLFPLSPPTLSSSVAKSTAISPCSSTSFIYPVSTTSILQSVTNSSLFLPSENQYKDNSEQTSQISMPIQDVNDKLNIVSNSCIYPTFKPLFPFLNPNLMNNLNNTIILDNNISNHRNNNNNISDNDSMVKSQGTHFKLFDSSSLSILSSYPSIEKLDHLNRMNNDQFNLTNLSYLFKDSEINSMFKLNFMPTPCSYSTTQYTI from the exons ATGAATTACAGTGtaaataatttagaaaataCAGAAAGAAGTTCCATGCAAATTAATGTTTCtgacaattatttatataaaaatgtcAATCATGATAATATCAGTAGTGATTCTTTAACATCGGCAAATTTAATTTCAAAGACAACTACTCCAATAAGACCCAAGTCTCGTTTATTGgctaaattaatcaataaaaggAAACGTGAAACCATGCAGTTACGTAATTCTCTAAGgaaaaccaataataataaaatgaaaagtgaTCATTCGGATTTATTCAGTGTGGATTCGAATTTGTACGATAGTCATAATGTAGAGAACCATGCAATTACTACTGATATATTACCTCCAGTTACAGATGAAGAATTACAAGAGTTACGTTTAAATATTAATCAGCGTGAAAGACGAAGAATGCATGATCTAAATTTAGCTATGGATGGATTGAG GTCTGTGTTGCCATACACACAAAATTCATCTATGAGAAAATTATCTAAAATTGCAACTTTATTGTTGGCGAGAAATTACATTCTTCTTCTTACAAAAACCTTAAATGAACTACAAGAAAAGTTAGATATTATATCACAAAGCCATTCAACATATCATTATGAATCCATAAAACCAACTATTCCTGCTGAATATCCACAGTCAACTGTTTCTAAtgattcaatgaaatatttaccaATAGTATCTTCAGTAAACTCCTCACTATTTCCATTATCACCACCAACCCTCTCCTCATCAGTAGCGAAATCAACTGCTATATCTCcttgttcttcaacctcattcaTTTATCCAGTATCAACCACTTCAATATTACAGTCAGTCACAAATTCATCTTTATTTTTACCATCTGAAAATCAATACAAAGATAACAGCGAACAAACTAGTCAGATTTCTATGCCTATACAAGATGTTAATGATAAACTTAATATTGTATCCAATAGTTGTATTTATCCAACATTCAAACCGTTATTTCCATTTCTTAATCctaatttaatgaataatttaaacaatacTATTATCCTTGACAATAATATTAGTAACCAtcgaaacaacaacaacaacattagTGATAATGATTCAATGGTTAAAAGTCAAGGTACACATTTCAAACTCTTTGATTCATCATCCCTTTCTATTTTATCCAGTTACCCATCGATAGAGAAATTAGATCATTTGAATAGAATGAATAATGATCAATTCAATTTAACAAATCTATCATATCTCTTTAAAGATTCTGAAATTAATTCaatgtttaaattaaattttatgcCAACACCTTGTAGTTACTCAACAACTCAATATACAATATAA
- a CDS encoding splicing factor 3b, subunit 4 (fragment),putative, protein MTIGVMEERNQDATIYVGGLDEKVNESILWELFLQAGPVVNVHMPKDRINMQHQGYGFVEFMTEEDADYAMRIMNMIKLYGKPIRVNKASANQKNLDIGANIFIGNLDPEVDEKLLYDTFSAFGVILQTPKIMRDPETGNSKGYAFINFASFEASDAAIEAMNGQYLCNRAITISYAFKKDSKGERHGSAAERLLAAQSPLSQAERPHQLFADAPPPPPPPPPPALLAGTMAHSVPTMTSITIPAGSLVMPPPPPPPIQTALVGFGQSMVHGAMPPPPPPPPPPVLPIPVASAAPTSFPPPPPPPPSANFSAPPPPPFQGYPLQASDQQWQTTGSTAPGPTQVA, encoded by the exons ATGACCATTGGTGTTATGGAAGAGCGTAATCAAGACGCCACCATATATGTTGGTGGATTGGATGAAAAAGTTAACGAATCGATCCTATGGGAACTTTTTCTTCAGGCAGGACCAGTTGTCAATGTTCATATGCCTAAAGACCGAATAAACATGCAGCATCAGGG TTACGGATTTGTAGAGTTTATGACGGAAGAAGATGCCGACTATGCTATGCGTATTATGAATATGATTAAATTGTATGGGAAGCCTATTCGCGTAAACAAAGCATCAGCAAATCAGAAAAATCTTGATATAGGTGCTAATATTTTCATTGGCAACTTAGATCCTGAGGTAGATGAAAAGCTACTGTACGATACTTTCAGTGCATTTGGTGTTATACTACAAACTCCAAAAATTATGCGTGACCCTGAAACGGGGAATTCTAAAGGGTACGCGTTTATAAATTTTGCAAGTTTTGAAGCTAGTGATGCAGCAATTGAAGCGATGAACGGACAGTATCTTTGTAATCGAGCCATCACTATCTCATATGCATTCAAAAAGGACAGTAAAGGTGAACGCCATGGCTCAGCTGCTGAACGTTTGTTAGCTGCTCAAAGTCCACTTTCTCAA GCTGAGCGCCCACATCAGCTGTTTGCAGATGCTCCACCTCCTCCTCCCCCGCCGCCTCCCCCCGCTCTGCTTGCAGGGACTATGGCCCATTCGGTTCCAACCATGACATCTATCACAATACCTGCTGGATCTCTAGTTATGCCGCCGCCTCCACCTCCACCAATTCAAACTGCCTTGGTGGGATTCGGGCAGTCTATGGTACATGGTGCCATGCCACCTCCTCCCCCGCCTCCCCCACCACCTGTTTTACCGATCCCTGTTGCTTCCGCCGCTCCGACATCCTTCCCACCCCCACCACCTCCTCCTCCTTCGGCTAATTTCTCTGCACCTCCACCACCACCGTTTCAAGGATATCCACTTCAAGCCTCAGACCAGCAGTGGCAAACGACAGGATCTACAGCTCCTGGACCTACACAAGTTGCATAA